A DNA window from Vigna angularis cultivar LongXiaoDou No.4 chromosome 1, ASM1680809v1, whole genome shotgun sequence contains the following coding sequences:
- the LOC108347654 gene encoding mitogen-activated protein kinase kinase kinase YODA: MRSWWGKSSSKEAKRKENKESIIHTIQRKLKNASEEKCNNKSARSRRYRDDAISKKGSRSLAPSRSPSPSTHVSRCQSFAERPLSQPLPLPGSHLSDAIGANAGVILTSKLDRAINSKPSLYFPLPIPGFVSNKEDATDMEGEIATASVSSESSVDSGNSFDSPHFVSPLASDCENGNRATINSSFSLVHKNQPLITIQRNSRTFSKPSPQLCNNKPLSTSPRGVPLYLQNLQVARPGGLCSAPGSSISSPRNPTGAFGPEQMLNSELQTRKPYPDIASGHSYSLVSGRNSSHISVGGDLSGQMILPQNRCSPECSPIVSPRMTSPGPSSRIQSGTVTPLHPKAGGTAAEAHTRRLDDVKQKNHQLPLPPITVTKPCPFSPTYSASTTPSAPRSPAGSETSISTGSRWKKGQLLGRGTFGHVYLGFNRESGEMCAMKEVTLFSDDAKSRESAQQLGQEIAMLSRLRHPNIVQYYGSETIDDRLYVYLEYVSGGSIYKLVKEYGQLGEIAIRNYTRQILLGLAYLHAKNTVHRDIKGANILVDPNGRIKLADFGMAKHISGPSCPFSFKGSPYWMAPEVIKNSNGCNLAVDIWSLGCTVLEMATTKPPWSQYEGVAAMFKIGNSKELPTIPDHLSEDGKDFVRLCLQRNPQNRPSAAQLLEHSFVKNAMLERSILSAAPSEDPTAIINAVRSLVVGPAKRNSCLDSEVAGTNPPRNLKAGSGSSDPHTPREISCPISPSFPYKSLHTSGRMSPPISSPRTASGSSSPLTSGGGAIPYHQTKQSIISHEVSGMIQKSHHGVIPISSPRTASGSSSPLTSSGGAIPYHQTKQSIISHEVSGMIQKSHHGVIPISSPRTASGTSSPLTSGGGAIPFHQSKQQLFSHEVVGMSQKSQNGAIPISSPRTASSSSSPLTSGGGAVPFHQTKQPLFSHEVLSTIQKSQNGAIPISGPRTASGTYSPLTSGGGAVPFHQTKQPLFSHEVSGVIQRSQNGCVPISSPPTPSGSSSPLTCGGGAIPFHQTKQPLFSHEVVGMTQKSQNGAIPISSPRTASGSSSPLTSGGGAIPFHQTKPQLFSNELVGMIQKSLDGAIPTASHRTASGSSPLTSGGSAIPYLQTRQSQISHEVVGMNQNPQHGFYSFGNTPRQGSQHAQFGRNLQTTHACRDVGSSNNNHSRRAVQGDPIEFRDGKSYLADCVSQQLLRDYVRLHACLDRKPDPPNPDRANGL; this comes from the exons ATGCGGTCGTGGTGGGGAAAGTCTTCTTCCAAAGAGGCGAAAAGGAAGGAAAACAAGGAAAGTATTATTCACACCATACAGCGGAAATTAAAGAATGCTTCCGAAGAGAAATGCAATAATAAATCTGCAAGATCAAGGAGATATCGTGATGATGCCATCTCCAAAAAGGGATCTAGATCTCTTGCACCTTCAAGATCACCATCACCCTCTACACATGTATCCCGATGTCAAAGTTTTGCAGAAAGGcctctctctcaaccacttccaTTACCAGGGTCACATCTTTCGGATGCCATTGGTGCAAATGCTGGGGTTATTTTAACATCAAAACTTGATAGAGCCATAAACTCAAAGCCATCTCTATATTTTCCCCTTCCAATACCTGGTTTTGTTTCAAACAAGGAAGACGCTACTGATATGGAAGGAGAAATAGCCACTGCATCTGTTTCTAGTGAAAGCTCAGTTGATAGTGGCAACTCATTTGATTCGCCGCATTTTGTTAGCCCTCTGGCTTCTGATTGTGAAAATGGAAACCGAGCAACCATTAATAGTTCTTTCAG TCTGGTGCACAAGAACCAACCACTTATTACTATACAAAGAAACTCAAGAACATTCTCAAAACCAAGTCCTCAGTTGTGCAATAATAAGCCATTGTCTACCTCACCAAGAGGGGTTCCATTATATCTGCAAAATCTGCAAGTGGCTCGCCCAGGTGGTTTGTGTAGTGCTCCAGGTAGTTCAATATCAAGTCCTAGAAATCCAACGGGAGCTTTTGGTCCAGAACAAATGTTGAACTCTGAATTACAGACAAGAAAGCCTTATCCAGATATAGCTTCTGGGCACTCCTATAGTCTGGTTTCAGGCCGTAATTCTAGCCATATTTCAGTTGGTGGGGATCTTTCGGGACAGATGATTTTGCCTCAAAACAGGTGTAGCCCTGAGTGTTCTCCAATAGTTAGTCCCAGAATGACAAGCCCTGGTCCCAGTTCCAGGATACAGAGTGGTACTGTGACCCCTCTGCATCCCAAAGCTGGAGGAACTGCAGCAGAAGCACATACAAGACGCCTTGACGATGTGAAGCAAAAGAATCATCAGTTACCACTTCCTCCAATAACAGTTACTAAGCCGTGTCCATTTTCTCCAACCTATTCTGCATCAACAACTCCTTCAGCCCCTCGTAGTCCTGCCGGATCAGAAACTTCGATAAGCACAGGTTCGCGCTGGAAAAAAGGGCAGTTGCTTGGAAGGGGAACATTTGGACATGTATATCTTGGTTTTAACAG AGAAAGTGGTGAGATGTGTGCGATGAAGGAGGTAACCCTTTTTTCAGATGATGCTAAATCAAGGGAAAGTGCACAGCAACTTGGCCAA GAAATTGCAATGCTTAGTCGGTTGCGGCATCCAAATATTGTTCAGTATTATGGATCTGAGACG ATCGATGACAGACTTTATGTATACTTGGAGTATGTCTCCGGTGGGTCAATCTATAAGCTGGTTAAGGAATATGGCCAGTTAGGTGAAATTGCAATTCGCAATTATACTCGACAAATTTTGTTAGGCCTCGCATATTTACACGCCAAGAACACTGTTCACAG GGACATTAAGGGAGCAAACATATTGGTGGACCCTAATGGGCGGATAAAATTGGCAGATTTTGGGATGGCAAAGCAT ATAAGTGGTCCATCTTGTCCATTTTCTTTCAAAGGAAGTCCTTACTGGATGGCACCTGAG gttataaaaaattcaaatggtTGTAATCTTGCGGTTGATATATGGAGTCTGGGATGCACTGTTTTGGAGATGGCGACAACAAAACCTCCTTGGAGCCAATATGAAGGG GTTGCTGCTATGTTTAAGATTGGGAACAGCAAGGAACTTCCGACAATTCCAGATCATCTTTCAGAAGATGGAAAAGATTTTGTAAGGCTTTGTTTGCAAAGGAATCCTCAAAATCGTCCCTCGGCTGCTCAACTTCTAGAGCATTCATTTGTTAAAAATGCTATGCTGGAAAGATCTATTTTATCTGCCGCTCCTTCAGAAGATCCTACTGCTATAATAAATGCAGTGAGATCTCTG gtCGTTGGACCTGCAAAACGTAATTCATGCTTAGACTCAGAAGTAGCCGGGACCAATCCGCCTAGAAACTTGAAAGCGGGTTCTGGATCAAG TGATCCTCATACACCAAGAGAGATCTCTTGTCCCATCTCTCCCTCTTTTCCTTATAAATCATTGCATACAAGTGGAAGGATGTCGCCTCCAATATCTAGCCCTCGTACTGCATCAGGCTCATCTTCGCCCCTAACCAGTGGCGGCGGTGCTATTCCATATCATCAGACAAAACAATCAATAATCTCCCATGAAGTTTCGGGGATGATACAAAAGTCCCATCATGGTGTTATTCCAATATCTAGCCCTCGTACTGCATCTGGCTCATCTTCTCCCCTAACCAGTAGCGGCGGTGCTATTCCATATCATCAGACAAAGCAATCAATAATCTCTCATGAAGTTTCGGGTATGATCCAAAAGTCCCATCATGGTGTTATTCCAATATCTAGCCCTCGTACTGCGTCTGGCACATCTTCACCACTAACCAGTGGCGGTGGTGCAATTCCATTTCATCAGTCAAAGCAACAACTATTCTCACATGAAGTTGTGGGTATGAGCCAAAAGTCTCAGAATGGTGCCATTCCAATTTCTAGCCCTCGTACTGCATCTAGCTCTTCTTCACCACTAACCAGCGGTGGAGGCGCTGTTCCATTTCATCAGACAAAGCAACCACTATTCTCACACGAAGTTTTGAGTACGATCCAAAAGTCTCAGAATGGTGCTATTCCAATATCTGGCCCTCGTACTGCATCCGGCACATATTCGCCACTAACCAGCGGTGGAGGCGCTGTTCCATTTCATCAGACAAAGCAACCACTATTCTCACATGAAGTTTCCGGTGTGATTCAAAGGTCTCAGAATGGTTGTGTTCCAATATCTAGCCCTCCAACTCCATCTGGCTCATCTTCGCCACTAACCTGTGGGGGAGGAGCTATTCCGTTTCATCAGACAAAGCAGCCACTGTTCTCACATGAAGTTGTGGGTATGACTCAAAAGTCTCAGAATGGTGCCATTCCAATATCTAGCCCTCGTACTGCGTCTGGCTCATCTTCACCACTGACCAGTGGCGGCGGTGCTATTCCATTTCATCAGACAAAGCCACAACTATTCTCAAATGAACTTGTGGGTATGATCCAAAAGTCTCTGGATGGTGCTATTCCAACGGCTAGCCATCGTACTGCATCTGGCTCATCGCCTCTGACCAGTGGTGGCAGTGCTATTCCATATCTTCAGACAAGGCAATCACAAATATCACATGAAGTTGTTGGCATGAACCAAAATCCTCAGCATGGTTTTTATTCATTTGGAAATACCCCTCGTCAGGGTTCTCAGCATGCGCAGTTTGGGAGAAACTTGCAAACTACACATGCTTGCCGGGATGTAGGTTCATCTAACAATAATCATTCTAGGAGGGCTGTCCAGGGAGACCCAATAGAATTTCGCGATGGGAAATCATATTTGGCTGATTGCGTGTCACAACAGCTGTTGAGGGATTATGTACGGCTACATGCATGCCTGGATCGTAAACCCGATCCCCCAAATCCTGATCGCGCAAATGGCTTATGA